A window of Panthera leo isolate Ple1 chromosome D2, P.leo_Ple1_pat1.1, whole genome shotgun sequence contains these coding sequences:
- the IFIT2 gene encoding interferon-induced protein with tetratricopeptide repeats 2, whose amino-acid sequence MSETTRNTLESCLRQLKCHFTWNLVEGGKSLDDFEDEVCNTTEFQNNEFKATVFNILAYIKHRRGHDEAALGCLQRAEELIQREHAEQADIRSLVTWGNYAWVYYHLGRPADAQMYVDKVRRVCEKFRSPYRIESPEMHCEEGWARLQCGGKHNERAKVCFEKALERNPRNAEFSSGLAIASYRLDTWPLPQDPVDPLRRAIQLNPDNRYAKVLLALKLQGMKEEGEGERLVEEALEGAPCATDVLCGAAKLFKRKGALDKAIELLLKALEGMPNNAYLHYYAGCCYRAKVLDILQDTGKNGVSWRREKLQEAIEQAVYHLKRVEEADANHPCVCSYLACLYAQAGQYDEAECYFQKEFCKELSPVAKQVLHLRYGNFQLYQLKSEDRAIHHFIQGVKIKHDSKETEKMRNKLQKIASVRLSKNGADSVALHLLEFLQELGTEMRPAEEKSERHLDSGSFLPSASSPEE is encoded by the exons ATGAG TGAGACCACCAGAAACACCCTGGAGAGTTGTCTGCGGCAACTTAAATGCCATTTCACGTGGAACTTGGTGGAGGGAGGAAAGTCGTTGGATGACTTTGAAGACGAGGTATGTAACACGACGGAGTTCCAGAACAACGAATTCAAAGCCACGGTGTTCAACATACTGGCCTACATAAAACACCGCAGAGGCCACGATGAGGCCGCCCTGGGGTGCCTACAGAGGGCTGAGGAGCTGATCCAGCGGGAGCACGCGGAGCAGGCAGACATCAGGAGTCTGGTCACCTGGGGAAACTACGCCTGGGTCTACTACCACCTGGGCAGACCCGCAGACGCTCAGATGTACGTGGACAAGGTGCGACGGGTGTGCGAGAAGTTCCGCAGCCCCTACCGAATCGAGAGTCCTGAGATGCACTGTGAGGAGGGGTGGGCCCGGTTACAGTGTGGAGGAAAGCACAACGAGAGGGCCAAGGTGTGCTTTGAGAAGGCTCTGGAAAGGAATCCCCGGAACGCAGAATTCAGCTCTGGCCTGGCCATCGCGAGCTACCGTCTGGACACCTGGCCGCTGCCTCAGGATCCCGTCGACCCTCTGAGGCGGGCCATTCAGCTGAATCCTGACAACCGGTATGCGAAAGTGCTCTTGGCTCTGAAACTTCAGGGGATGAAGGAAGAAGGTGAAGGAGAGAGGCTTGTGGAGGAAGCTTTGGAGGGGGCCCCGTGTGCAACCGACGTGCTCTGTGGAGCAGCGAAgctgtttaaaagaaaaggagcCCTAGACAAAGCTATCGAACTGCTTCTAAAGGCTCTAGAAGGCATGCCCAACAATGCCTACCTGCATTACTACGCTGGGTGCTGCTACAGGGCAAAAGTCCTCGATATCCTACAGGACACAGGAAAGAATGGCGTGTCCTGGAGAAGAGAAAAGTTACAGGAAGCCATTGAGCAAGCTGTGTATCATTTGAAGAGAGTGGAGGAGGCCGACGCAAACCACCCCTGTGTCTGCTCCTATCTGGCCTGCCTCTATGCACAAGCAGGTCAGTACGACGAAGCAGAGTGCTACTTCCAAAAGGAATTCTGCAAAGAGCTTTCTCCCGTAGCCAAACAAGTCCTCCACCTGCGCTATGGCAACTTCCAGCTCTACCAGCTGAAGAGCGAGGACAGAGCCATCCACCATTTCATACAGGGTGTGAAAATAAAGCATGActcaaaggagacagaaaagatgagaaataagcTGCAAAAAATTGCCAGTGTCAGGCTTTCTAAAAACGGGGCGGATTCTGTCGCTTTGCACCTCTTGGAGTTTCTTCAGGAGCTGGGTACAGAGATGCGGCCAGCAGAGGAAAAGTCTGAGAGGCATTTGGATTCTGGAAGCTTCCTCCCTTCAGCATCTTCCCCTGAGGAATGA